Below is a genomic region from Pseudarthrobacter sulfonivorans.
CGCAGCCTTGACGGGGGCCAGTCTCGGGTCAAGGCGCAGGACGGTACGGACGTCGACGCCGCCCTTGGCGTTGGGTGCCTCGTCCTCGGTGTACGCGTCCACCAGGAACGCCATGAAGGAACGGGTCAGGCCTGCGGCCGGCTCGATCACGTACGGGGTGTAGCGCTCGTTGGTGGCCTGGTTGAAGTAGCTCAGGTCCTGGCCGGAAGCCTTGGAGTGCGTGGAGAGGTCGAAGTCGGTGCGGTTGGCGATGCCTTCGAGCTCGCCCCATTCCGAGCCCTGGAAGCCGAAGCGGTATTCGATGTCCGTGGTGCCCTTGGAGTAGTGGCTGAGCTTGTCCAGCGGGTGCTCGAAGAAGCGCAGGTTCTCTTCCCGGATGCCCAGGCCGGTGTACCAGGACATGCGCTCTTTCATCCAGTACTGGTGCCACTCTTCGTCAGTGCCGGGCTCGACGAAGAACTCCATTTCCATCTGCTCGAACTCACGGGTGCGGAAGATGAAGTTGCCCGGTGTGATCTCGTTCCGGAAGGACTTGCCGATCTGGCCGATGCCGAAGGGCGGCTTCTTGCGGGAGGTGGTCAGGACGTTGCTGAAGTTCACGAATATGCCCTGGGCCGTTTCGGGGCGCAGGTAGTGCATGCCTTCGTCGCTGGCCACCGGGCCGAGGAAGGTCTTGAGCAGGCCGGAGAACTCCTGGGGTTCGGTCCATTCGCCGCGCGTGCCGCAGTTGACGCAGGCAATGTCCTTCAGGCCGTTCTCGGCGGGGCGGCCCTTCTTTTCCTCGTACTCTTCCTCGAGGTGGTCGGCACGGTAGCGCTTGTGGCAGGAGAGGCACTCCACGAGCGGGTCCGAGAAGACATCAACGTGGCCGGAGGCTTCCCATACCTGGCGGGGCAGGATGACGGAGGAATCCAAGCCCACCACGTCCTCGCGGCCGCGGACCATGGACTGCCACCACTGGCGCTTGATGTTTTCCTTCAGCTCGGCGCCGAGGGGTCCGTAGTCCCAGGCAGAGCGCGAGCCTCCGTAGATTTCACCGGCCTGGAACACAAAGCCCCTTCGCTTGGAAAGGGAAATGACCTGGTCGAGTACGGATTTTGCTGCCATGGTGGACTCCAATTTCTACAGGGCCGCTGGGTGCGGTCCGCGGGTATCTGGCCCCGCTGCACGTGGGTGCATCACCGCTGGGTGCGGGCGGGGCGGGCGAAGGAACGAGATGCAGAGAACTGCGTGTCCTAGCCTACCGGCCGCTGCCTCCGGAAGCTGCCTGCCTCCGGAAGGCGCCCCGCGGCCACGGCAGTGTGGCCAGGATGATGGCGGCCAGCGTCAGCAGTGTGCCCAGGACGGTGGCCGGGGCCACGACGCTCCCGGGGGCCGGCACCAGGAGGTCCAGCCCCAGGGAGCCAAGGAGCTGTCCGGCGATCATGCCGAGCCCGGTCACTAGCACGCCCAGGCTGCGGACCAGCAGCGCACCCAGGCCGATGAACACACAGCCCATGGGCCCGCCCAGGTAGTACCACCACTCGGCCGGCAACGGATTGCCCGGCCCGAATACAGCCACCTTGACGGCCAAGGCAATCCACAGGAACACGGAGCCGGCAACGAAATTCACCAGCGTGGCGGCGACGGGCGAACCGTAGTGGACCGTGGCCGTCCCGTTCATCGCCTGTTGGAAGCTCATCAGGAAACCGGCCAGGACAGGGAGGATCAACGGCAGAACCAAGGATTCCAGCCCGCCTGCTCCGTCGGCAGGGGCGCCCGGGGAGCCCGGCGATCCGGCCAGTCGCGGCGAAACCGCCCATGCTACGGCGGCGACCGTCAGCACGCAGCCGATGATCCGCATGGGCGTGACGGCCCTCTTGCCGGCAGGTCCGATGCCCAGCCGGTCCACCAGCAGCCCGCTCAGGGTCTGCCCGGTCACGGCGGCGACGGTAAACAGTGCCACGCCCAGGATGCCCACGGTGAAGGACTGGGCGAAGACAAATAGGGCACCGATGCCGCCGGCCAGCACGTAAACGGGCGGGAAAGCCCGGGTCCGGACCGCCGGCAGGATCCTGGCCAGACCGGCGCGGCCGCTGGGCAGGATCAGGGAGATCAGGATCATCACCACCAGGCCGGCGCTGAAACCCACCACGGCCGCGGCGATGCCGTCGTTGAGCCGGACGCCGAGGGCCCCGTTGATCCGGCCCTGGACGGGAATGGCCAGTCCCGCGCCGACGGCCAGCGGGAGCCCCGCGAAGCGCGGCAGCCGTGGGGTGTGGGTCATTGGATTCACCTTACGTCAGGCATTATTGCTTGTATGAGCAACCAGGACATTCAAGAGATCCCCATCCGCGACAGCATGATCCGCCTTGGCCAGCTCCTGAAGCTCGCCAGCCTGGTGGAGGACGGCGTGGAAGCCGCTGAGCTGATCAAGAACGGACTCGTCAAGGTCAACGGCGAGATCGAGGACCGCCGCGGACGCCAGCTGCACAACGGCGACACCGTCACCGCCAACGGGCAGACCGTGCAGGTTGTGGCCCCCGAAGCCTGATTTAGCAGGCCTGGCTCAGCCTCAGTCGGCCAGGACAGGGTAAGCGGCCGGCGGCACTGTGCCGCCGGCCGCCGTCGTACGTTTATTTGTTCAGCACCTCGTGCGTCAGGAACTCGGAGACGTGCCCGATTTCCTGCTGGTTGATGCCGTGCCACATGCCCGTGTAGAGGACCTTGGTGAGCTTGACGTGCCCGCGCACCCAGCCCATGGTGTAGTCGATCTTGTCGGGGGTGATCACGGGGTCCTGCTGGTCCCGGCCCCAGAAGAGCGGCACTGTGCCGTCCAGCTCGCCGTCCTTGAAGGATGGGTCCCCGTCCGCGTTGACCACAAAACCGGAAAGCCCGACGACGGCGGCATAGTCAGCGGGGCGCTGCCGGAGCAGCGTGGTGGCCATCGCCATTCCCATGGAAAAGCCGAGCAGCGTCACCGACGGGTGGTCGGCTTTGACGTTGTCAATCCAGTCCTGCACGTAACCGGCGCCAGCTTTGACGGCGTCGAGCGTGTATTCGATGGAGGCCGTCAGGGGGAACCACATAAACCCGGGGCCCGTAGCCAGGGGCGCCCGGAGCGAAGCAACAACAAAGTCCTCGGGAAGCATATCCGCCAGGCTCAGCAGGTCCTGTTCGTTGGCGCCGTAGCCGTGAAGCAGCACCAGCAGCGGCTTTCCGGTGCGCTGGTCCTCCGGCCGGGACCACAGAACAACGGGGGCGGGAAATACTTGGGCGTCAGTCATGGTTTCCATTCTTACAGTTACCCGGCGGTAACTACCTACGGTGGCGTAGCTTGTGAGCAAGGAGGCAGGATAGGACCGTGAATGAAGCAAAAGCCATGCAGAGCCCGCCCAGGGCCACGGAAGCCCACCCCTGGAGCCGCTATGTGGCGATGGGAGATTCGTTCACCGAGGGCATCGGCGACCCGGACCCCACAAGCCCCGGCGGCTTCCGCGGCTGGGCGGACCGGGTGGCCGAGGAACTGGGCAGGGGCCAGGCGGACTTCGCCTATGCCAACCTGGCCGTCCGCGGCCGGCTGCTGCAGCAGATCGTGGACCAGCAGCTCGCTCCGTGCCTGGCGCTTAAGCCGGACCTGATAACCCTTTCCGCCGGCGGCAACGATCTCATCAGGCCGGGCGGCGACCCCGACGCCCTCGCCGAAAAACTTGATTCAGTGGTCCAGATCCTGGCCATGGGCGGCGCCACGGTGGTGCTGTTCAACGGTCCGGATACCGGATCCTCGGTCCTGGGACGGATCCGCAGCAAGGTGGCCATCTACAACGAGAACCTCCGCACAGTGGCCGCCCGCCATGACGCCATCATCGCCGACATGTGGTCGCTCAAGCAGCTGAACGATCCGCAGATGTGGGACGAGGACCGCCTGCATTTTTCGCCGCTGGGACACCACACCATCGCCGCCATGGTGCTGGAATCGCTCAACGTGGACCACACGCTCGAGCCTCTCCGGCCCAAGCCCCTGCCCGCCCGCACGTGGCGGACAGCCCGTTCCGAGGACCTGGTGTGGGCCCGAGAGTACTTTGTCCCGTGGGTGGTGCGGCGGCTGCGCCACCGCTCCTCCGGCGACGGAATCACCGCAAAACGCCCGACGCCGGGCCCTGTGTTCGGCCCGGGCGTTCCGTTGGGTTCCGGCGAGGGGCCGCTGGGCACCACCGACGCCCGGCGCTAGCGGCGGCCCCGGCGTGAGCGGCGGCACGGCGTGACCCAGGGACGGCTCCCCCGGACAGGCATGGATCCGGATGAGGTGGTGCGGCGCCGGCTTCACGCCCAACGGCTGCGGGGGCCCGGCCTGAACGCCGCGGAGGACGCCGTCCGGCACCTGCTGGCTGTCCAGGCGCAGGAGTTTCCGTACGCCCGCTGGAGCCTGGCGCAACGGACCAACGGACTTAGAGCTGCCGGCGGGGCGCCGTCGCATCGTGTCGCTGCCGAGGCTGCGGTGGCCACAGCCTCGGAGGTTGAGCAGGCGGTGTCCGACGGGCGTATCCTGCGCACCCATATCCTGCGGCCCACCTGGCATTTTGTGCACCGCGAGGATCTTCGCTGGCTGACGGCATTGTCCGCGCCGCGGCTTCACCAGGGCAACGCGGGCATGTACCGGCAGACCGGGATTGATGCCGCCGCCGCTGGCCGGAGCGGGCAGGTCCTGGCCGAAGCCGTCCGGGGCGGGCCACACCTGACCCGCGAACAGCTGGCCGCGCGGCTGCAGGACGAAGGGTTCGCGGCCACCGGCTTCGGGCTGGCCTACCTGATCATGCACGCCGAGATCAGCGGGATCCTGACCAGCGGGTCGCCGGTGCGCAGCCGGGGCGGGGCCCTGAAGCAGACCTACGCCCTTTTTGACGAGCGTGTACCTGCCGGCCCGGCCGTGCCGCCCACCCGGGCCGAAGCGCTCAGCGAGCTCGTCCGGCGCTACTTCACCAGCCGCGGGCCGGCCACGGTCAAGGATTGCGCCGATTGGTCCGGGCTCACCATGGCCGACGTGCGGCTGGGCCTTCAACAGTCCCTGGCGGCTGCTCCCGAAACGCTGGCAACGTCGGCGATTGACGGCGTCGATCATTATTTCGACGCCGGCGCGGAGGCCGGTTCGGAGGCCGGCAATACCGCGGCCGGACCGCGGATCGATCTGATCCAGTGCTACGACGAATACGTGATGGGCTATTCCGCAACGCGGCACTATCTGGGCGGCAGCGCTCCGGTGTTCCCGGTCGCCGGGGATCCGATGCATGTGGTGCTGCTGGACGGGCGGATGGCCGGCTGCTGGCGGCACACCATGTTCTCCGGCCGCTGTGAGCTGGATATCCGGCTGTCCGCTGCCGCGGACCGGGCCACGGAAGATGCCGTGCAGGACGCCGTGGACCGGTACGGGGCCTTCCTGGGGATCCCGGCCGCGCGTGTGGGCTCCGGGGTTAAGCTGGAAGGACACATATGAGAGGCGCTACACCGTGAACAGCTTGTTTTTCTGGATCATCATTCTGTCGTTCGTGATACCGATGGCGATGCGGATGTACCGGAAATCCGTGAACAAACGGAACCAGGAGCAGAGCTTTTCCGGGCGCTACCCCGAGCAGTTTCCAGGCGGCGGGCAGTACCCGGGCAGCGATCAGTACCCGGGCCCGCAGAACAAGCAGCCCCGTGACGGCTACACGCAGCAGGATTACATGAGTGGCGGCTTCCGGCAGATCATGAGCCCGCAGCCCCTGCCGCCTAGCCAGCCATTGCCGCCCATGCAGCCGATTCCTTCTGCGGATCAGCAGTTCCCGCCGTACGGTCAGCCGCAACCCAACGGCCAGCCGGTGCCGGAGCAGCGCGCGGAAGCACCGCAGCAGCCTGCCGCCCCCGCTATTCCCCTGCCGCCGTCGGGCCCGCAGGGATACCGTGCCCGGAAACTGGCCGAACTCGACCAGCAGTACAGCAACGGCGAGCTGGCCATGGAGGACTACATGAAGCGCCGCTCCGACATCATGAACGGCTGATCGCTTAGTCAGCGCGAGAGGACACTTGAGGCCCCTGATTCCAGGGGCCCTCAAGTGTCCTCTCGCGTTTAAGAGCAGGGGCTCAAGTGTCCGTTCGGGCTTAGACGAGGAAGGTCTTCCGGAGTTGGACGCCGAGCTGGCCGATCTCGGTCAGGAAGCCGTCGTGGCCGATCGGGGCCTCAATAACGTGCACGTCCACGTCGCCCGGGAGCGCGTCAGCCAGCTCACGGGACTGGGACGGGAAGTACAGCCGGTCGCTGTCCACGGCAGCCACGAAGAACCTGGCGGTGGCACGGCCCAAGGCTTCGTTCAGCGAGCCCCGCCCGCGGCAGACGTCGTGGCTCATCAGGGCGTCGGTGATGGCGATGTAGCTGTTGGCATCAAAGCGCCGCACCAGCTTTTTGCCCTGGTGGTCCAGGTAGCTTTCCACCTGGTAGCGGCCCCGCTCCCCCAGCGCTGCCGCCTGGAACGGCGACTCCGGGTGCTGGGCCGACCGTCCGAAGCGGCCATGGAATTCCTCGGCGGAGCGGTAGGTGATGTGGGCGATGCGCCGTGCCAGGGCCAGGCCGTCCTCCGGCAGCGGACCGCCGTAGTAGTCGCCGTCGTTAAAATTGCTGTCCTGGCGGATGGCGAGCGTCTGCGCCTGGGCGAACGCGATCTGTTCGGCCGTGCTGGCGGCACCGATCGAGATAACGGCGCACCGCTGAACCCGTTCCGGGTAGGTGACCGCCCATTCCAGGGCCCGCGCGCCGCCCATGGAACCGCCCAGCACGGCGTACCAGCTCGGGATGCCCAGCTGGTCAGCCAGCCTGGCCTCGGCCGCCGTGGTGTCCCGCAGCGTTACCAACGGAAAGCGGGACCCCCACGGCTTGCCGTCCGGTGCAACCGAGGACGGCCCTGTGGAGCCGTAGCAGCCGCCCACGATGTTGATGGAGACCACAAAGAACCGGTCCGTGTCCACCGGCGCACCGGGCCCGGCCAGCTGTTCCCACCAGCCGGGCTCGTCACTGTCGCCGCGGGTCACGTGTGTGCTTCCGGTCAGGGCGTGCTCAATCAGGACGGCGTTGGAGCCGTCCGCGTTGAGGGTTCCCCACGTTTCATAGCCGAGGGTGACTTCCGGGAGGTAGCCGCCGGCTTCGAGCTCGAGTCCGCCGATGCTGGCGTAACGGACCACCCCGTTTCCGGGTGCTGCAGTACGGGAAATCGTAATCGTCATGGAAGGACCTTTTCTATGCGCTTGCCCACCGTCAATTGACCGGCAGGCCAGGTCCTCACCCGGGGCACCCCACCGCAAAAGAGGGTTGCCGGCCAGCAAGCCGGGGCTGTCGCTGGCACTCATGACCTGCTTCGAGTGTACGAACAGCCCCGGTCTATTGCTAAGCGTGTGACTGGTTATGACTTCGCGGGAGCCCTACTGCGGCTGGCCGGCCGCGTCCTTGCCAGGGTCCGCCGCGCCCTTGGCCGCCCGGAAATGTCCACTCGTGACGCATCAGGATTCCGGTAAGGCTACCCTTAGCTGAGAGCCGGATCACAAAGTGCCAAGATGATGGCATGCGCATGGATCACGTCTCTTACGCCTGTGAACAAGATGGCCTCGTTGCCACCACCGAACGTATTTCGTCCGCCCTCGGCGTTGAAGCCGTGAAGGGCGGGGTGCACCCCCGGTTTGGAACCCGGAACATGATTATTCCCCTCGCCGGCCACAAATACCTGGAAGTTGTGGAGGTCCTGAACCACCCTGCATCGGACAAGGCTCCCTTCGGGCAGGCTGTCCGGGCACGGTCCGAAGCCGGCGGCGGCTGGATGGGCTGGTGCGTCGAAGTGGACGACCTCGCTCCGTTCGAAGACCGCCTGGGCCGTGCCGCCGTCAACGGCAACCGCAAGTTCCCGGACGGCCGCGAGCTGGTCTGGAAGCAGATCGGCATCCTGGGCCTGATCGCGGACCCGCAGGTCCCGTACATGCTCAAGTGGGAGGGCGACCCCGCCCTGCACCCGTCCAACGCCTATGAGAGCAACGTCAAGATGAGCTGCCTGACCATAGCCGGTTCCGCCGAACGCGTGACGGAATGGCTGGGCGAACCCGTCGAGAAGCCGCTGGAGGATGTGGCCGTTGACTGGGTGGCTCCGCATGGAACCCCGGGCATCCTGTCCGTAACCTTCGAAACCGCTACCGGAGCAGTCACCATCTGATTGCACGTTCAATAGCTTCGGCCGCCATCAGCGGGTGCCAATGATGCCACCCACCGATGGCGGCCGAATCCCTTTAAGCCGGACCTGCATCAGTGCACGCGCGCCGCGCGGGCACGGCAGCTGTCCTACCCCAGGCCTACCGCCCGGCCAAAGAGGCTGAAGCCGACGAAAGCCACGATGTCCAGCAGCGCATGCGCGATGACCAGCGGCATAATCCGCTTGGTTTTCGTGTAGAGCCAGGCGAAGACCACACCCATCACTGCGTTGCCGATAAACGGCCCGAAGCCTTGGTATAGGTGGTAGCTGCCGCGGAGCATCGAGCTAATGAAGATGGCCAGGGGCATGCTCCAGCCGAACTTGCCGAAGCGGTCCAGGAGGTAGCCCACCACGATCACTTCTTCCACCACGGCGTGCCGCAGCGCGGACAGGATCAGGACGGGAACTGTCCACCAGTACGAGTCGAGTGCGCTGGGGATGATGGCGGTGGTGATCCCCAGGGCACGTCCCGCTGCGTAGAGGCCCAGCGAAGGAATTCCGATCAGCGCCGCGAGGCCAAAGCCCTGCAGCAGGTCACGGCCCGGCCGGGCGAAGTTGAACCCCAGCTTCCGGAAGGCGGACCCGCCCTGGGCGCTCAAGCCGGAACCGGATTGCCGCTGGTCCGTGAGGAAGTAGATGACCAGCAGCACGGGCACGAGGGCGAAAATGATGTCCAGCAGCTGGTAGGTGAGGTCGAAGTATTCGCGGGGGCTCTGTGACCGGTTCAGCGTGGACGTGCCTTCGGCCAGCGGGGCCCGAGTCATCTTGTCCAGCAGCTGCACCACCGAGTAGACGGCGGACTGCCCCAGGGAAAGGCCCAGCACAATCCAGACTTCAATCCGCAGCCGACGGCGGGAGGGAACCAACATGGTTCCATCTTGCCTGTAGTTTCTGGTTCTTCGCTGATTGGGAGGGTGGCCAGCTCGCCGGGGCTGACCAAAGTGAGAGAGCGTCAGCCAAAAACCCACCGAAAGTGAGAGAGCGTCCGCCAAAAACCCACCAAAAGTGAGAGAGCGTCCATGCGGCGGGACCTATGCTTGGGGCTTATGAGCGCGCCTGGGAAAATCTTCATGATCCGGCACGGCCAGTCCGCGGCAAATGTCGATACGTCCATCTACAACAGGGTCCCGGACTACCGGATTCCGTTGACTCCCCTGGGCCTGGCGCAGGCCACGGCGGCCGGGGAACGGATCCGCCGCGAGCTGGACGGCCGGCAGGTCTGCGTTTATGTGTCGCCGTACCTGCGGGCGCACCAGACCCTGGAGGCGCTCAACCTCGGCAATCTCACGGAGCGGGTGATCGAAGAGCCGCGGCTCCGCGAGCAGGACTGGGCCAATTTCCAGATCACCGGCGACATCGAGGACCAGAAGGAACTCCGCAACGCCTACGGCCATTTCTTCTACCGGTTCCGGGAGGGCGAATCCGGCTCCGACGTCTACGACCGGATCTCATCCTTTATGGAGACGCTGTACCGGCACTGGTCCAAACCGGACTACGCCCCCAACACCCTGCTGGTGACCCACGGGCTCACCATGCGCCTGTTCTGCATGCGCTGGTTCCACTGGTCGGTGGAATATTTCGAATCGCTCAACAACCCGGACAATGCCGCGGTGCGGACCCTCCTGCGCACCGACCTGGGCAAGTACGAACTCGATATTCCGTTCAGCCAGTGGGTGGACCGCCGGGTGGACGAGACCGTCCTGGATGCGCCGCCGGTGATCTTCTAGGCGTTGTTGCAGGTCCCTTAGTGCGGGGCCACGATCACTTCGGTGCCATTGGCTTCGAATGCGGCCTTGTCCTCGGCGGAGATCCCGGAGTCAGTGATCAGGCGGGTGAACGCGTAACCGTCCATGGTGGCGAAGGCTCTGACGCCCACCTTGGAGGAGTCGGCCAGCACGTACGAGATCCGGGCCCGGCTGGCCAGCAGGGCATTCACGGAGGCTTCGCCCTCCCCAGTGTTGGTGGGACCGACCTCGGGGTCGATGCCGTTCACGCCGATGAAGGCGATGTCCATGACCACCTTCTGCATGATGATGTCGGTGTACGGGCCCACGAGTTCGTACGAGCGGGGGTTCAGGATGCCGCCGGTCACCATGACTTTGATGTTGGGTCGGACCGCCAACTGCGCAGCGATGTTGATGGCGTTGGTGACCACCGTCAGGGTGGACTGGTGGCCGGGAGCGTTGAGGTCCTCGCGCGTGGCCAGGATTTGAGCCAGGGCCGTGCTGGTGGTGCCGCCGCAGAGACCGATCACAGCGCCGGGAAAAATCAGCGCCGAGGCGGCCTGGGCGATCTGCTCCTTGGCTTCGGCGTGGTCGTCACGGTTGTACCGCCCGGGGAGGTCGTAGGCCAGGGCGCCGGTGGTGGCCCCGCCCCGGGTGCGGGTCAGCAGCCGCCGCTTGGCCAGGCTGTCCAGGTCCCGCCGTGCCGTGGCCGGCGAGACCGCGAGCTGGGAGACAATCTCCTCCACCTCCACCTGGCCGGTCTTGGCGAGAATGTCCAGGATGGCCGTCAGGCGGTCAGTGCGGGTCATGGGGGCCTCTCAGCGATCAAACAGTCACCAATATATGACGTTATCTGATCATAACAGGCACAAATGATCACCTCGCAATCACTAAGTGCGACCGTACTTAGCGTGCCCGTACACCGGCCCGCCACACGGCGTACGTGAGCGGCATGCCCGGGCGGTAAGCGAGATGCGTTGCTGAGGGGGCGTTCAGCATGTGCAGGTCCGCACGATGCCCGACGGCGAGCGAACCCACCGCCCGGACGCCGTCGGCGTCGTGCCCTGCCTCCCGGTGCAGCGCCAGCGCGCCGCCATACGTTGCGGCGCGCACCGCTTCATGGACGCTCAGGCGCATCTGCAGCACGGCCGTCGCCACGTTGAACGCCATGGAACTGGTGTACGAGGTGCCCGGGTTGCAATTGGAGGCGAGCGCCACCTGCACGCCGGCGTCCAGCAGTTCACGCCCCGGGGCCAGCGGCTGCCGGGTGGAGAGATCGCACGCGGGGAGGCAAGTTGCCACGGTGCCGCGGGAACCACTGCCCGTGTCCGGACTCCAGCCGGACCAGCTTTCCGCCAGCACCGCCACATCACGGGACGACAGGTAGTTCACGTGGTCCACGCTGGCTGCCCCGAGTTCCACCGCCAGCTGCACGCCCGGACCCTCGCCGAGCTGGTTCCCGTGGACGCGTATCCCCAGTCCGGCGGCCCGGCACGCCTCCAGCACACGGCGGGACTGCTCCGCCGTGAAGGCGCCTTCCTCGCAGAAGACGTCCGCCCACCGGACGTACGGCCGGACGGCGTCAAGCATGGGCCCGCAGACGAGATCGGTGTAGGCATCCGCATCGGTGCCCAAGGGGACAAGGTGGGCACCCAGGTAGGTGACTTCGTCTACGACAGTGGAGGCGATCCGGGCACTCCGGGCCTCGTGCTCAATATCCAGCCCGTAGCCCGTCTT
It encodes:
- the hutI gene encoding imidazolonepropionase gives rise to the protein MSTLITNIAELMTQDLEHRVLKNAAVVIEGERIAWLGSAEDAPAADDAVDAGGRAVLPGWVDSHTHLVFAGDRTAEFEARMAGESYSAGGIAVTMDATRRASDFDLTRLAMARVSEAVSQGTTYLETKTGYGLDIEHEARSARIASTVVDEVTYLGAHLVPLGTDADAYTDLVCGPMLDAVRPYVRWADVFCEEGAFTAEQSRRVLEACRAAGLGIRVHGNQLGEGPGVQLAVELGAASVDHVNYLSSRDVAVLAESWSGWSPDTGSGSRGTVATCLPACDLSTRQPLAPGRELLDAGVQVALASNCNPGTSYTSSMAFNVATAVLQMRLSVHEAVRAATYGGALALHREAGHDADGVRAVGSLAVGHRADLHMLNAPSATHLAYRPGMPLTYAVWRAGVRAR